In one Rutidosis leptorrhynchoides isolate AG116_Rl617_1_P2 chromosome 8, CSIRO_AGI_Rlap_v1, whole genome shotgun sequence genomic region, the following are encoded:
- the LOC139861153 gene encoding NADH dehydrogenase [ubiquinone] 1 alpha subcomplex subunit 13-A, protein MTEASVRNKPGMASVKDMPLLQDGPPPGGFAPVRYARRIPSKGPSAVAIFLAAFGAFSWGMYQVGKGNKIRRAIKEEKYAARRAILPMLQAEEDERFVKEWRKYLEEEARIMKDVPGWKVGESVYHSGKWMPPATGEMRPEVW, encoded by the exons ATGACGGAAGCATCGGTTAGGAACAAGCCAGGTATGGCGAGCGTTAAGGATATGCCGTTACTCCAAGACGGTCCTCCTCCCGGCGGTTTTGCTCCGGTCCGATACGCTCGCCGGATTCCGTCAAAAGGTCCGAGCGCCGTCGCCATCTTCCTTGCTGCTTTCGGTGCGTTCTCTTGGGGCATGTATCAGGTCGGAAAGGGCAACAAGATCCGTAG GGCGATAAAGGAGGAAAAATATGCCGCTCGTAGAGCTATCTTGCCCATGCTGCAGGCAGAAGAGGATGAAAG ATTTGTGAAAGAATGGAGGAAATATTTGGAAGAAGAGGCTCGAATAATGAAAGACGTGCCTGGGTGGAAAGTTGGTGAGAGCGTCTACCATTCTGGAAAATGGATGCCTCCTGCTACTGGCGAGATGCGTCCTGAGGTCTGGTGA
- the LOC139861151 gene encoding probable indole-3-pyruvate monooxygenase YUCCA3, translated as MHCACYNNLDHLPTMVHHEDLFSRRCILVNGPVIVGAGPSGLAVGAGLQQQGVPFVIVDRADCIASLWQNKTYDRLKLHLPKQFCQLPYFPFPPNFPEYPSKYQFIDYLESYAKKFEISPRFNESVQSAKYDETCGLWRVTTVKGNCEVEYICRWLVVATGENAEKVVPDFEGLDEFGGTVMHACDYRSGDVFEGKRVLVVGCGNSGMEVSLDLCHHNAFPSMVVRSSVHILPREIGGKSTFELANKLMNWLPIKVVDKILILLAWYTLGNLEKYGIKRPSKGPLQLKNSKGKTPVLDIGALQKIKSGKIQIVPGIKKFSPGRVELVNGANLEIDSVMLATGYKSNVPSWLKDDEFFSKGGMPIRPFPEGWKGKAGVYSVGFTGRGLSGASIDAIKVAQDIGNIWKQETKQPNHYVTISCDRKCNK; from the exons ATGCATTGTGCTTGTTATAACAATCTTGATCATTTACCAACAATGGTTCATCATGAAGACTTATTCTCGCGCCGCTGCATACTAGTTAACGGACCAGTCATTGTAGGGGCTGGCCCGTCTGGTCTTGCAGTCGGCGCAGGTCTACAACAACAAGGAGTTCCATTTGTTATTGTAGACCGTGCAGACTGCATTGCGTCTCTTTGGCAAAACAAGACTTATGATCGCCTTAAACTCCATCTCCCAAAACAATTTTGCCAGTTACCTTATTTCCCGTTCCCTCCGAATTTCCCTGAATACCCTTCAAAATATCAATTCATCGACTATTTAGAGTCATATGCCAAAAAGTTTGAGATTAGTCCAAGGTTTAATGAGTCTGTCCAATCGGCTAAGTACGATGAGACTTGTGGTCTTTGGCGTGTTACAACGGTGAAAGGTAATTGTGAGGTTGAGTATATATGTAGGTGGCTTGTGGTTGCAACTGGAGAGAATGCTGAAAAAGTGGTGCCTGATTTTGAAGGGTTGGACGAGTTCGGTGGCACCGTTATGCATGCTTGTGATTATCGTTCTGGTGATGTTTTTGAAGGAAAACGAGTCCTGGTTGTCGGTTGTGGGAATTCAGGTATGGAAGTGTCTCTTGATCTTTGCCACCACAATGCTTTTCCCTCCATGGTGGTCCGAAGCTCG GTTCATATACTACCAAGGGAAATTGGTGGGAAATCCACTTTCGAGTTGGCAAATAAATTGATGAATTGGCTTCCAATAAAGGTGGTTGATAAGATACTTATACTGCTTGCATGGTACACTCTTGGAAACTTAGAAAAATATGGTATAAAAAGGCCATCAAAGGGTCCTTTACAGCTCAAAAACAGTAAAGGAAAAACCCCTGTTCTTGATATTGGTGCCCTACAAAAGATCAAATCCGGGAAGATTCAAATAGTCCCAGGAATCAAGAAATTCTCACCGGGTCGGGTCGAGTTAGTCAATGGAGCAAATCTTGAAATAGATTCAGTCATGTTGGCAACTGGGTATAAAAGCAATGTTCCTTCATGGTTAAAG GATGATGAATTTTTTTCAAAAGGAGGGATGCCAATTAGACCATTTCCAGAAGGGTGGAAAGGGAAAGCAGGTGTGTATTCAGTTGGATTCACAGGAAGAGGTCTTTCAGGTGCATCTATTGATGCCATTAAAGTTGCACAAGACATTGGTAACATTTGGAAACAAGAAACAAAGCAACCCAATCATTATGTTACAATATCTTGCGATCGAAAATGCAATAAGTAA